TACTTAAGTAGACTAAAAAGAGAGTGGGACAGAAATCGGTAATTCGTTAGAATTCGATTTCGTCGTCCCACCTCCGCACAGTTGAGTAGGGCTGTAAAAGCTGATGAAATCAGCCTAGTAGAGCCCACTCAACCACTGTGTCTTGCTCGATAATCCAAAGACAATCGAGAGGCTAGGACTTTTGTCCCAGACTCTTTTTTAGTTATTTTATTGGTCAACACATTGTGCAGCTGTAATCAGTGTTAAGTTATAAACGTCATCTGAATTACATCCGCGAGAAAGGTCGTTTACTGGCTTATTCAATCCTTGAAGAACTGGACCGACTGCTGAGAATCCACCTAAACGCTCTGCCATTTTATAGCCGATATTCCCTGCTTCAATGCTTGGGAAGACAAAGACAGTCGCTTTACCTGCAACCTTGCTTCCTGGAGCTTTCAAAGCTGCTGTGCTTGGTACAAAGGCAGCATCAAATTGCAATTCTCCGTCAACTTCTAGGTCTGGGCGCAATTCATGAACCAACTTAGTCGCATGAACCACTTTATCAACGCTTTCTCCAAAACCAGATCCTTTAGTTGAATAGCTAAGCATGGCAATCTTCGGATCAATACCAAACATTTTGGCAGTCACAGCTGAGTTAATCGCAATTTCTGCCAAGGCTTCTGAGTCAGGATTGATGTTAATGGCACAGTCACTGAAAAGATAACGTTCTGAACCACGCACCATGAGGAAGGCACCTGAAGTTCTTGTTACATTTGGACGCGTTTTAATGATTTGCAAGGCTGGACGCACTGTAGCAGCTGTAGAGTGGATAGAGCCAGAAACCATACCATCTACGATACCGAGGTAGACCAGCATAACTCCAAAATAGTTAACGTCTGTTCTTAAAAGCTCGAGAGCTTCTTCTTCACTGATTTTGCCCTTACGACGTTCCACAAGAGCAGCTACCATTTCTTCCATTCTGTCATAGTTTTTAGGATCTATGACTTCATATCCGTCCATAATGTTTTCGATTTCCAGGTAAATACGGATTTTATCTGGATTTCCCAAAAGAACTGGTGTAACTTCTGACTCTTTTACTATGCGTTTCACCGCTTGAAGAATACGCGGTTCTTGCCCTTCTGGCAATACAATACGAACATTTTTTCCAACAACTGTGTCTCTTAGACTTTCAAAAACTTCCATGAGTTTCTCCTTTAAAATTTTAATTATTTTTTGTTAACGATGTAATAGTATTTTGGAAATCAATCGGCAACTGGGATTCCAATTGAAGCTGCTTTTCCAAAAATGGATTATAAAAAGATAAAGAGTGACAATGCAAGGCCTGACGTGTAATTCCCGCTTCCAAAGTCCCGCCATAGAGATCATCTCCAAGGAGCGGAAAGCCAAGATGGGCAAAGTGCACACGAATTTGATGGGTTCGTCCAGTGTGCAAGCGAATATCTACCAAATAGATATCTCCAAACTGCTCTACAACCTTGTAGCTGGTATGAGCATATTTGCCATCCTTTGTCACACATCTGGTGATGATGCTATCAGGGTCGCGCCCAATTGGCGCAATAATGTCCCCCTCTGGTTTAAGCTCACCGCGCCCCTGAACGAGCGCGTAATATCGCTTCTCAATCATTTTTTTCTGCAGTTGCTTATCCAGTCTTGCATGGGCATAGCCATGTTTTGCAAAGAGCATGAGACCACTGGTGTCACGATCCAATCTTGTCACAATGTGAACCTGCTGATTTTCATAATCTTGACGAATATAGTAGGCCTTGACAAAGTTTGCCATCGTATTCGAATGATTGACACTGGGGATACTGGCCACCCCTGCAGGCTTGTCTAAAACCAGAAAATGCGCATCTTCATACACGATTGACAAATCTCGATCCACGGCTTCTAGGCTTTCAAATCCCTTCTCAGAGGGAATATCTACCGTTACCTTATCGCCAATATCCAGTAAATAAATAGCGTTTTGAGGCTGATTATTGACAAGAATATTGCCACCTGCAAACTTGACCTTGGCCAAAAGCCCTTTCGAAATCTCATGCTTTTT
This genomic window from Streptococcus cristatus AS 1.3089 contains:
- the pta gene encoding phosphate acetyltransferase → MEVFESLRDTVVGKNVRIVLPEGQEPRILQAVKRIVKESEVTPVLLGNPDKIRIYLEIENIMDGYEVIDPKNYDRMEEMVAALVERRKGKISEEEALELLRTDVNYFGVMLVYLGIVDGMVSGSIHSTAATVRPALQIIKTRPNVTRTSGAFLMVRGSERYLFSDCAININPDSEALAEIAINSAVTAKMFGIDPKIAMLSYSTKGSGFGESVDKVVHATKLVHELRPDLEVDGELQFDAAFVPSTAALKAPGSKVAGKATVFVFPSIEAGNIGYKMAERLGGFSAVGPVLQGLNKPVNDLSRGCNSDDVYNLTLITAAQCVDQ
- a CDS encoding RluA family pseudouridine synthase, whose translation is MRFEFIADEHVKVKTFLKKHEISKGLLAKVKFAGGNILVNNQPQNAIYLLDIGDKVTVDIPSEKGFESLEAVDRDLSIVYEDAHFLVLDKPAGVASIPSVNHSNTMANFVKAYYIRQDYENQQVHIVTRLDRDTSGLMLFAKHGYAHARLDKQLQKKMIEKRYYALVQGRGELKPEGDIIAPIGRDPDSIITRCVTKDGKYAHTSYKVVEQFGDIYLVDIRLHTGRTHQIRVHFAHLGFPLLGDDLYGGTLEAGITRQALHCHSLSFYNPFLEKQLQLESQLPIDFQNTITSLTKNN